The Euleptes europaea isolate rEulEur1 chromosome 2, rEulEur1.hap1, whole genome shotgun sequence genome has a segment encoding these proteins:
- the TEX38 gene encoding testis-expressed protein 38 produces the protein MYLQMYSTESSCSTTALISNGLNTYSYNLVLFSDWLPIYFGGLGLCYILVFSCMLVLQWRKGIQRERRATVWVERMKTDRFFHCPLAYSADKETHTGIKTEVSLPEPKSSSKQREINLSSEATQDNMSDSFLSLSDVDPYKPVFHEVSCASALAHLPPLLEHSASYPCSNVSATSTPFNSPLKFAMLKNESHHVGSNISA, from the coding sequence ATGTACTTACAAATGTATTCAACAGAATCATCCTGCTCCACTACAGCTCTCATCTCTAATGGACTGAATACATACTCATACAATCTGGTCTTATTTTCAGATTGGCTGCCTATCTATTTTGGAGGCCTAGGACTTTGTTATATCCTGGTGTTTAGTTGCATGTTAGTCCTTCAGTGGAGGAAAGGAATCCAACGAGAACGACGTGCAACAGTATGGGTGGAGCGGATGAAAACAGACCGGTTTTTCCATTGCCCATTGGCTTACAGTGCTGATAAGGAAACCCACACTGGAATTAAAACAGAAGTGTCTCTTCCAGAACCTAAAAGCAGCTCAAAGCAAAGAGAAATCAACTTGTCCAGTGAGGCTACCCAAGATAATATGAGcgattccttcctttccctttcagaTGTAGATCCATACAAACCAGTATTTCACGAAGTCTCTTGCGCCAGTGCTCTTGCTCACTTGCCACCATTGCTTGAGCATTCAGCCTCCTACCCTTGCTCTAATGTTTCAGCCACAAGCACTCCATTCAACTCACCTCTGAAATTTGCTATGTTGAAAAATGAGTCACACCATGTTGGTAGCAACATCTCCGCTTAA